The sequence gaaagactgccGAGCTTTTCTTATGTACCTAAACGGAGAAGTTGGAACAGAAAGAGCAATCGAAGATGTGGAAGTTGATGCAGCCCGGAGCAGAGCTTCGGATACCGCCCAGAGCAGAGCTCCGAATGCAGTGCAGAGCATAGATCCGGTGCATGTTCCCATTGGCCCGATGACGAGAGCTAGATCCAAGACGTTCAAGGCTAACTTAATGGCTTTAGTGGAAGAGATCTGGAAGCAAGAGCTGAGAAAGCCGATTGGAGACAGGCTGCCAAAGCAGAGTACAAGTGTGGTAAACCTTGTAActtacagagcagagcagacctgcagagcagagcagacctgcagagcagagcaaacctgcagagcagagcagacccgTAGAATAGAGCAGActtgcagagcagagcaaaccTGCAGAGCAGAATAGACTTGTcgagtcagagcagagctgaacttcagaGCTGGCTCtagttcagagcagagctaagtttTCAGAGCTGGACTTTTCAGAGCTGACTTtttcagagctgacttttcagagctgacttttcacaGTTGGAGTTTTCAGAGCTGGTGTATTCCAGAGCTGGCGTATTCCAGACCTGACGAGTACAGAGTTGACTTTCTCGCTAGTTTGTTTAAACGTGCTGATCAAGTTTAGTTGTTCCTTGTTTTAAGTTTCCTTTGTTTTCACGCTATTTTCTTCgttagattagggtttagtatgcATGATGGgccaaagtggccatttttgacTAAATGAGAAATGTGATTACTtgttttgatgcattgttatgtagTAATTGTCaatttgtatacattgattgaaaACAGAGTACTTTGATGCATTGAGTATACTCTATGTGataatgtatatgtatatatatatatgagatgcaTGATATGTTGTGAATTACTCGGCTATGAGACTAGAGTATGAGAAGCCTTGTCACATAGATGAACTTATCTTTTGACCCAAACTTGTAGATTGTCATAATGCCTCCACGAAGAGTGTACAGAAATGTACCCGTGAATGAGGAAGAACCCAGAGAACCTACGCCGCCGCCCCCACCTCAAGATAGGAGGGTGGAAGAACTTTTCTTAAGATAGAACCCACCGACTTTTGCAGGCACGTGAGACCCTGCTGAAACGGAAGAATGGATTCGTGCTATGGAAcgaatctttcgatttttgagTGGCAACGACGCAGAACGTCTTATGTGCATGTCTTACCAGCTGAAAGGAACCGCCGACTATTGGTGGGAAGCAAAGCAGAAAACTATGGCCCCGGAGCAGTTAGATGAACTCACTTGGGAGCTTTTTAAGACTGCTCTGTGTGAAAAGTTCATACCTAGAAGCTATAggaaaaagaaggagatggagtTTACCACTTTGAAGCAAGGAAATAAAACTGTAGTGGAGTACGATCGACTATTCTACGATCTGGCCCGCTATGCACCGTATAGAGTAGATACGGATGAGAAAATGTCCGAGTTGATTTGCGCCGGACTGCAACAAGAGATAAGAGttgtattggcaagtcaaacggcACTTTCCTATGCCGAGGCCTTGAACAGAGCTCTAGATATGGAGCTAGCAATGCAACCGGAGAAAGCAACACACGCACCAACGCCTCCATCAGCTCAATacacgcaagcatcaaacactcCCTACTCTAACCAAGGACAGAAAGGAAAACGCAAATGGGAAAATCGTGGAAATGAGGGTAAAAAGCCATGGCAAGGCCAGAATGTTCAGCCTCCATTCGTGAAGGGCGATAAATCATTTTATGGTGGACCAGCTACATCACACCCCGGACACCGAGGGATACCCCCTTGTCCTAAGTGCAACAAGTTACACACAGGAGTGTGCAGAGCTAGAAACACAAATTGTTTCACTTGTGGAAAACCAGGGCATTACTCGAGCCAGTGCCCCAACCGACAGCAggggatgagtggaggaagacCCAATCAGTTTCCAACCCCTCAGCTCAGGGCAATGGAAGGAATTCTTCCTCTACCTCAACCACTACAGCAACAACCTTTTCGCCGTCCAAACCAGCCTCATAAGCAACTACCTGCACCGCAAGCAGGAAGACCACCGCAATATCAAAGGATGTATGCTATCAATCAGAAGAATCAGGATAAGAACCAAGGAAACCTAACAGGTATTGGGGAACTGAAAGGTGTACCCATTGTTATTCTCTTTGATACGGGAGCATCCCATTCTTTCATCTCATATACCTGTGTGGATACGTTAGAGCTGAATATAGAACCAGCCCAGCTACACTTAAGGGTAGCCACTCCCTTAGGGAAGATCACCACCGTTACGCATGTATAATCTAACTTGGAATTCGAATTAGGGCCTCTTCAGCTTAAGGCTAAGACGTTCAGACTCATGTGAATGTGGACCACATAcatcattttgggaatggactggttagcataACACTATGCGGTGATACAGTGCGAGCagagacggatatcattccagccaccaGGCGAGGAACCTACATGTTTTTTTATGCCATCaatagaaaatggaagaagacacctATCATCTCTGCAGTGCAAGCGAACAAGATACTAAAAGAAAAAAGTGCGACAGCATATCTAGTATACTTGAACCGAGAAGAGGAAGCACAAGTAAAGATTGAAGATGTACCTATAGTGCGGGAGTATCAAGACGTCTTCCCTGATGTTCTACCAGGTCTACCCCCGAACCGACAATTGGAATTCACGATCGATTTAGAACCCGGAGCAGCACCAATATCCAAGGCACCATATAGGATGGCACCAGCAGAATTGCAAGAACTGAAGTTGCAACTACAAGAGTTGTTGGACATGggattcattcgacccagtgctTCACCTTGGGAATAATAATTTTacttaatttcaaattttaaaaataaataaatatattgtggtcgtgcatcgcacgggagggcgtactagtttaaggaaaatgggggatactgaaataagttcgacgaaaaagaagaaaaataaaagaattaggttttgattttattttaatcttagtcagcaatttaatcttagtcagaaattaattacgtggaaaaaaataatccacataagctccaactcatcactccggtggccggaaaaaattgaggggacgaaattgcaaaaattgaaaaggttatgatttaattcgccacacttcaaaagtcgcgttaaaattgcaaattcaaaattgttcgtgattttatttgcgaAAACTCCATCTCTAAAAGAGCTCTTCTATTCTTCTCTCTTGCTGTGGGGGAGGTAGTAGTGGAAAATCTCTTTATTTCTTCCTCTTCCTTCGCTCGGAACAATAAGTCCAAGCTCCGCTCCAGTATAACGACCTTCTGGTCATCATTATATACATATAGAAAAATTGCCTCCTACGAGGACTTTTACGAAAAAAAACGGGGCATATGTACAGCAAAACAGTCCCTAATACTATTATAACATTATACCTATGCTACACGTTCTAAGTGCTAAGCGTTTGTATATCGTCTACTATTGTTCACACAGTACTGGGCGTCTCTATCTATACACACTAGTATGcatctctttatatatatatatatatatatacatacatctAGCTATACCATCTCCTGTTCCGTCAACACCTTCTCCAAATACCTTACTCTTCGCATCGTTAACAAGTATGTCCTCGCTCGGCTCCGTCTCCTCATCTCAATATTCAACGATCAATCGGTACACGCTATCATCATCTGAATCATCGTCAACGTATGTGTCCACCATCGGCTCAAAGACAGGCGGCTCAGGGACTAGTACCCACGTACCGGCTTCGTCAACAATAGCCTTGTGCTGTAGTGGTCGCGTCCGTCCATGTCCAATGGTCATCTCGGGGTCAGATCCCAAGTCGGCAAGTCAGCGCTGGAAAAAAGCCTAAGAgtcaaaaatgaaaaaggatCAAAATGTCTCAATGGGGACAAAGCCTCAGAAATAATAGGATCCAGGATGACAAGCTCCAGTATGATAAGCTCATGGGCGATAGGCTCATGCAAAATAGGTTTATCTGGGAGTGGGGGCTCGTCAACTCCTCCTCCTCCGTGAGCAAGTTCGTCAATAGGTACAccatgttaggtccggagggtctcgaataggtgtatggggggggaatacacctataggctatttttcgatcttaacacagagatcaaaatgaaacttcaaaCATAAACTCAGACActtgtttactgaaaagagttttgaccaaaacagggttgacgactgatactgaaagctcttcagtaaggagttatcagttaagtcacaagaactcaactgatgcacataaggcttcagtcgagtttgataaacagagatgttattaatcttactgactatcagaggatatcAGTcggactgataacacacgcagcggaaaacttttgtttcgcaatagcctgtgagttgagcacgttgttagtcttaagtctCTCTTTGAAATTagtcagttttcagtttatgaaaggaagagcacaagtaagaaagtaaatactgaaagttgtaaataacacatagatttttatgtggttcggaaaacacttcctacatccacggtcggttgatcagaccaacaacttcactctgcaagtgcttgcgggtgcactgcaaaccgatgatcgtgcttacgggtgcacaacaaacctgaacatgtgcttGCGGGTACACACAACCGAAAccactgaagatccaatcttcagtaccaacacaccttgttggatttctcactcctagcacgcactgggcactaggatctcacggagacagagtaccttcctgaactcctttacaactcaaacactTGATTCAGttggtcgaagggaggtttgaaaacttgccaactaaacttcaaagaacaagttctttgcagttagtttgacctaggctttggaaaaacaaggtttgcctaaggtttaagagaatttatgtaatcagcagtgactgatttttggctttagggattctcttcttcgattcaaactttagctgagaaataattttggcagaatttcagcttatgtcgttgaattggtgaagattgaagtgatcctcgagcgctatttataggagaagtcttgaatagatccgttggcggagaaggtcttcaagatttctttcgttagagagtaattgtgaggcttcaatcttcgaggttacttgtttggtgagaacggttGTGTTGAAGAggaggagatgtgacatctctgaaaaggtaatcacctgTCACAGCCcacaatccctaaggatggcttagccggggttatgactcgggaaggggattaagaagcggggaaagaaaggggcatttacttaataataaaatatgttacgaaaagagacatttatttatataacactaggatcataactgatcacttgggcaaatacaagacgttcgttcgggaaggcccgtcaaagtggattacccaacaaaaaAGTATCACacttgaaataaaacattagcataaacagagtatcttgcagcggaaatacgtgtgagttatacgtTCTTCTTGATCACCTCGGTGAGCGGCGCTGCTATGCTGCTAAAGTGAGGTACGAACCGTCTATAGAAGCTCGCAAGTCCGTGAAAGCTTTGTACCTCACCAAGGCTCTTGGGTGTCGGCCACTCCTGAATAGCGCGGATCTTCTCTTCATCCACCTGTACACCCTGCGCGCTAACAACAAACCCAAGACCAAGAAACACAACCTTGTCCGTACAGAACGTACACTTCTGAAGATTAGCAAACACCTTCTCTTTGCGAAGTACgtccataacagacctcaagTGCTCTATATGGTCATCATGATGCTTGCTATAAATAAGGATATCATCAAAATAGACTACGACAAATCTGCCAATAAAAGCACgtaaaacatgattcataagacgcataAACGTACTAGGAACATTAGTCAAGCCAAagggcataactaaccactcatacaaaccaagttttatCTTAAACGCAGTcttccattcatcaccttccttaatccgTATTTGATGATACCCACTACGCAAATCAATTTTAGAGAACACAGAGGCACCATGCAATTCATCAAGCATATCATCCAAACGAGGGATGGGATGatgatactttaccgtgatgttattaatggctcggcaatcacagcacatcctcatGGTCGAGTCCTTCTTGGGTACGAGAAGCACAGGTACCGCACAAGGgctcaaactctccctcacgTGCTCCTTAGCTAAAAGCTCACCGATTTGCCTTTCCAACTCCTTTATCTCCTCCGGGTTGGTGAGGTAGGCTGGTTGGTTCGGTAGCCTAGCTCCGGGCATGAAGTCAATTTGATGTTCAATCCCTCTAAGTGGTGGTAGACCATGCGGTGTTTCATCGGGAAAGACATCAACGAATTCCTATAAAACCGATTGAATAGAATGGGGTAGAGACAGgagatcgttagtaataaccaagttctcTCGAAACCGCAGTAGCACCATCGGTCTTTTCTCCTTCACGCACAACTTGATATCACACGGTCTAGCAAGGAAAGATTTGTGTGTTACTCCAATCGCCTTTGCCTCCACCGGCTGCTCTTTGTTTTTGACCGTCGCCGCCTCCTTTAGTAATTTCACTTGATCCTCGTACACTTGTTTAGGGCTGAGAGGAACAAGGGACATTCTCTTGTGCTGAAACTCGAAGGAGTACTTATTTGTGAAGCCGTCATGGGTCACCCGCCTATCAAACTGCCATGGACGACCCAACAAGATGTGGCACGCCTGCATTGGAATAACATCACACAAGACTTCGTCCTCATACCTGCCAAGGCGAATAGGCACACAGACCTGCCTTGTAACCCCGACGTTGCCGGCGTCACTCAGCCATTGTAAGTGATATGGTTTTGGATGTTTCACCGCGGTCAGCCCCAATTTTTCCACCATGTGCTTACttgccacattcgtgcaactccctcCATCTATGATCACGCTGCAGAGCTTGTCACGGACAAGACGCCTCAtgtgaaagaggttctcccgTTGCTCTAGCTCATCCGGTTGCGGTTGCACACTCAAAGCTCGCCGGGCTACTAAGAAGTGTCCCGTGAGTGCATCCATGTCTACCAGCTCTTCCTCGTCAGGTTCTTCTAATTCATGCATCTCTGGATCTGTTTCTTCACCATCGTCTCGGAGGATCATGATTTGCCGATTCGGACACTCGCTCATGATGTGGCCGAATCCTTGACATCGGAAATATTTCTTGTCACGGTATCGTCCCTCGGACACGACGGCAGAGCTTGGATTGGTAGCTTTCTGGCCTCCACTGCTCTGGCTCTGTCTGGGGTTGTTGGCAGAGCTGAACGCGCtctgaccgccagagctgaaagaGCTCTGTCGCTGACTCTGGCTGCCGCCAGCGCTGGGCGTACTCTGGCTCTGTCGCTGCGCATTACCAGGGCTAAAAGTGTTGCTCTAGTTACCGCCAGCGTTGACATTGCTACGCTGACCTCCGCCAAGCTGAACGAGCTCCGCTGCTGAGTGTCAGCGCTGTAAGTGCTCCTCTGATTTTTGCCATAGCtgcccctcctcttgagttgagTCTCAATTTTGATAGCCATGTGGACCATTTCCTCTAACTTAACGTAATTCTGTAACTCCACTTTGCCACGAATATCCCAATTGAGTCCTGCCAAGAATCTAGCTATGGTCGCCTCTCTGTCCTCCACCACGTTAGCTTGAATCATGACCATCTCCATTTCTTTGTAGTATTCGTCCACACTCCGATTGCCTTGCTTCAGATTCTGTAACTTGTGGAATTGCTCCCTGTAGTAGTGAGTTGGTAAGAAATGCTTCCTCATTACCACCTTCATCTCCGCCCAAGTCTGAATAGGTTGTTCGCCAGATCTCTTTCTACTTATCACCAGTTGATCCCACCACACCAATGCGTAATCTGTGAACTCAATCGCCGCCAACTGCACCTTCTTGAGCTCGGAATAATTGTGGCATTCAAATATCAACTCTATCTTTTTCTCCCACTCAAGGTAAAGTTCTGGATCGTTCCGCCCTTGGAAAGAAGGAATAGTCATCttgatgttgttgatgttgtcATCTTGATAGTTCTGACCATTTACTTGATGCCAACGCCCCTCTCCATCCTCCTCATACTCGGACTCCTCGGCCTGCTCTTCACGAGGATGAACATGTCGAATTGGCAtgcgctagcctccattaccacggCCACATCCTCGTCCTCGACGACCACCAAAGTCACTGCGATTTGAATTGGAGTGAGCTTGCTCAAACTGGTCCATCCGCTCATGCATGCCCTCAAATTCGGATCGCATAAGCCTGCCAAACTCCGACCGCAAAGCTTCCATGATGAATTTCGTATTCGGATCCATGGTATGTTGCTCCTCCACAGTTGACTCCTGTCCATCTTTCTTAGACATAATGACACTGAAACAAGAAAAGGTTAGTAGCAAAAAAAGAAACCTCACTGCCTCACAACACTCGTGTATAACACACAAAGATGAATCGCtcaacactcgtgtatcacacaaagTACGGCTTTTTCCCTCGAATAATCTCACCACTCTTGTCTTTTTCCTCTCGATTTCTCTctcaagaaaatcaaactccctCGATCTACCACTTGAATTCAAAGTACCAACTGCACAATGAGAACACCAATCGCACTCGACGAGAGCACTCGATGAAACGCCCCACAAGGAACCACAGCAAACACACAGATTGTATAGGACTCGAAAAAATAAACGAAAGACTCACTAGACGCAGACTGGAACCCAAAATCAGTGCTGCGCAGAAAACACGCCTTAGCTTGCTATACTACCCAAATAAACAAAGGAACAAAGAAAAGGCTAAGGAATAAAGGTTTTCGAAACTTTCAATACTTGCTGCTTTCTGCctcgtgtttttttttttgaacttatTAATATGTATTGCTGAGAAACTCACGATGATATGATAAAATAGATGGAACTTTGTAGTATGGACTGATGGAATAAGAGATAGACGTGAACTGATGTGAATATGGATTAAGGAAACGTAAGAATATGGAGAACAAACCCTAGAAAGTGCAACCCTTACGCAACCTGGATATTGATACCAACTGATGTGATCCTCGCCGGTAATAACAAGATCTTCGCCAGACTGAATAGAGAACACACGCGGTAGACTGAACAACGAGAATTGAAATAAGATAAACTATGGAAttatcccaaaacccctgatcTAATCTACGAAGTTATCTAGAGAAcagatccctaaaccccaatgtatgattgatgcagcaactcggggatgttgaatgacacgcgacgaggaATGAtaaactcgccgttacgtcgataattgaattcttATTTTGGaacaatcaagaagaattcgagaaacttgagagagaataaCTCAAAttcttagtttcgcaatagccttggtggagcacgttgttggttgttaggttactctttgcagttaatcagtgttcagttaatcaattgaaataacacaagtaagaatgtaaaactgaaagctgtaaacaacacagagacttttatgtggttcggaaaaaccctttcctacatccacggtcgattgatcagaccaacaatccactccgcaagtgcttgataaacatgcatttttacctcatggtgtgtcatttttgatgtttagttatgagaattttgtgtgtttgttgatttatttgagcttatattggtttttggtcaaaaacttgtcacttgcttgtgtttgaacgtatttttcagaaataaagaagcagaatttggaagattttgctgaaatagaagttgtagttcgtctcgatagaagttcgtgagcgcaaacagttcgtaaatcggagttcggacgagggagaacgagccaaaacaatttagattcaaccaaatcttgaatgaagttcaatccatttccaaagacaaatacactcaacgagaaatcaacctgaagattcttcgagcactgccacgaggagaatggcagatctactcagtcgctcatcagtaTAAGCccggattcagtcagctcccgacaaacaagcttttctccgatctcatggcaaatgagttcgaccttctgagaaatcttggaaacaaagaaggctggaggatcagacgaagatggtccatcaacctcaagaggagtagcactgaaagcctcaacaagagaaggcaagaagcagaacAAGGAACCAACaaaactcaaccctgaggacttcttcagtcaatatgccttgttgactgaaagattcaacaagatggagtccaagttccgaaagtacagaaggttccacaagcagcactacaaaggaa comes from Salvia miltiorrhiza cultivar Shanhuang (shh) chromosome 3, IMPLAD_Smil_shh, whole genome shotgun sequence and encodes:
- the LOC131018648 gene encoding uncharacterized protein LOC131018648 — protein: MERIFRFLSGNDAERLMCMSYQLKGTADYWWEAKQKTMAPEQLDELTWELFKTALCEKFIPRSYRKKKEMEFTTLKQGNKTVVEYDRLFYDLARYAPYRVDTDEKMSELICAGLQQEIRVVLASQTALSYAEALNRALDMELAMQPEKATHAPTPPSAQYTQASNTPYSNQGQKGKRKWENRGNEGKKPWQGQNVQPPFVKGDKSFYGGPATSHPGHRGIPPCPKCNKLHTGVCRARNTNCFTCGKPGHYSSQCPNRQQGMSGGRPNQFPTPQLRAMEGILPLPQPLQQQPFRRPNQPHKQLPAPQAGRPPQYQRMYAINQKNQDKNQGNLTVRAETDIIPATRRGTYMFFYAINRKWKKTPIISAVQANKILKEKSATAYLVYLNREEEAQVKIEDVPIVREYQDVFPDVLPGLPPNRQLEFTIDLEPGAAPISKAPYRMAPAELQELKLQLQELLDMGFIRPSASPWE